A region from the Ptychodera flava strain L36383 chromosome 10, AS_Pfla_20210202, whole genome shotgun sequence genome encodes:
- the LOC139141389 gene encoding uncharacterized protein — protein MVRAILIASILCQAFPYSSTVHRRSSDDAPLIGVTTNNKLMTRNYGYDEWKSVQRSCCVTSIAVMEDGSMIGIGNDQYLYTKRSVSSGSWTGRIANSCCIKDVAVMPDSRILAVTLDNALVVRSSLRDDWRNVKKSGGVKRIDVFPDGRILGVTASGSLRVRNRVGGRWADFEGRQFTAADVSIQPDGTILAISKDNCGLYALRNTRGKWFELSSIGQSRCFVDIVSPGNLAIRTAYSHFFGWK, from the exons ATGGTTCGGGCAATTTTGATCGCATCCATACTCTGTCAG GCGTTTCCGTATAGTAGTACAGTGCATCGTCGCTCATCCGATG ACGCTCCACTGATCGGGGTTACCACTAACAACAAGTTAATGACAAGAAATTATGGATACGATGAGTGGAAAAGTGTTCAGAGAAGCTGTTGTGTTACGAGTATTGCTGTAATGGAAGACGGGTCCATGATAGGAATTGGAAATGATCAGTACCTATATACGAAAAGGTCCGTTAGTTCTGGGTCTTGGACAGGACGTATTGCTAACAGCTGTTGTATTAAGGATGTTGCAGTGATGCCCGATAGTCGTATCCTAGCAGTCACCCTGGACAATGCATTAGTAGTTCGGTCAAGCCTGAGAGATGACTGGAGAAACGTTAAGAAAAGCGGCGGAGTTAAACGAATTGACGTCTTTCCAGATGGAAGAATCTTGGGCGTTACTGCTTCCGGATCGCTGCGGGTCAGAAATAGAGTCGGAGGACGATGGGCCGACTTTGAGGGTCGACAATTCACCGCAGCCGATGTCTCAATACAACCCGATGGAACTATCCTTGCCATATCGAAAGACAACTGTGGTCTGTACGCATTGAGAAATACACGTGGTAAATGGTTTGAGCTATCTTCAATCGGACAGTCTCGATGTTTTGTAGATATTGTCTCTCCTGGAAATCTAG CCATACGTACAG CGTATTCTCATTTTTTCGGCTGGAAATAG